A window of the Bacteroides thetaiotaomicron VPI-5482 genome harbors these coding sequences:
- a CDS encoding BNR repeat-containing protein codes for MRAKLILPFLILYLFCHLLSVQGHEVDIVNAGSDKNVASSQVYEVTSEGAWCWFADPRALHYENEKGTINKTYVGYIDIHGNIKAMQYDFKKKRQDEVLIRSYFQPDDHNNPTFLVLPDERIMIFYSRHTDEPCFYYRISRLPGDITTLGEEKVIKTKDNTTYPSPFILSDDPEHIYLCWRGIGWHPTIAKLSLPDQNDQVAVEWGPYQIVQSTGARPYAKYMSNGKDKIYFAYTTGHPDNENPNFLYFNYIDIHSLQLKDVKGNTLSTIADGTFKVNKTDDYARQYPSTLIDNPSARDWVWQVASDENDNPVIAMVRISSDKNSHDYYYAKWNGHEWKKTFLANAGGHFHQTPNSEKCYSAGMTIDPANTNHVYCSLPVEGKQGKVYEIVKFILNEVGEVVSTEAVTQDSQQNNVRPYIVPNSKNTPLRLTWMYGNYYDWIVSSRYPQGYCTGIACDFKGFPGAKKEKTVVTEKDFKFNPKKAFVLEQTVTLDADNYQGSLLQLGDLQYYLNGQTMKPEVRYNGKVYPSTNILGTSDCWKTTSRNTGGEWYTPQKYGSFKLKLEYKKGVLCVYINGLLDQKIEIQ; via the coding sequence ATGAGAGCGAAGCTGATTTTACCTTTTCTGATTTTATATTTGTTCTGTCATTTGCTGTCGGTGCAAGGACACGAAGTTGACATTGTAAATGCCGGCAGTGATAAAAATGTAGCATCTTCTCAAGTGTATGAAGTAACTTCCGAAGGAGCATGGTGTTGGTTCGCTGATCCGCGTGCGTTGCATTATGAGAATGAAAAAGGTACAATAAACAAGACATATGTCGGCTATATTGATATACACGGCAATATTAAAGCGATGCAGTATGACTTTAAAAAGAAAAGACAGGACGAGGTACTGATTCGTTCCTATTTTCAGCCGGATGATCACAATAATCCGACGTTTCTGGTATTGCCGGATGAACGGATTATGATCTTTTATTCCCGTCACACGGATGAGCCTTGTTTCTACTATCGTATTTCCCGCCTTCCCGGAGATATTACGACATTGGGAGAGGAAAAGGTGATTAAAACAAAGGACAATACCACCTATCCGTCTCCGTTTATCTTATCGGATGATCCGGAACATATCTATCTCTGTTGGCGGGGGATTGGCTGGCACCCTACTATCGCCAAGCTGTCGTTGCCCGATCAGAATGATCAGGTGGCGGTGGAATGGGGACCGTATCAGATAGTACAGTCTACCGGTGCCCGTCCTTATGCCAAGTATATGTCGAATGGGAAAGATAAGATTTATTTTGCTTATACAACCGGTCATCCGGATAATGAGAATCCTAATTTCCTCTACTTTAATTATATAGACATTCACTCTTTGCAGTTGAAGGATGTTAAGGGGAATACTCTTTCGACTATTGCTGACGGTACTTTTAAAGTGAATAAGACGGATGATTATGCGCGTCAGTATCCATCTACTCTGATAGATAATCCATCCGCACGCGATTGGGTGTGGCAGGTTGCTTCGGATGAGAATGATAATCCGGTCATTGCAATGGTACGAATCAGTAGTGATAAGAATTCCCATGATTACTATTATGCGAAGTGGAACGGACACGAATGGAAAAAGACATTCCTTGCCAACGCCGGCGGTCATTTTCACCAGACACCAAACTCGGAGAAATGTTACAGTGCCGGTATGACTATAGATCCGGCGAATACGAATCATGTTTATTGCTCGTTGCCTGTGGAAGGAAAGCAGGGGAAGGTTTACGAGATCGTGAAATTTATCTTGAACGAGGTCGGGGAGGTGGTCTCTACAGAAGCGGTTACGCAAGACTCGCAGCAGAATAATGTCCGTCCTTATATAGTACCAAATTCAAAAAATACGCCTTTGCGGCTCACATGGATGTATGGCAATTATTACGATTGGATTGTCAGTTCACGGTATCCGCAAGGCTATTGCACAGGGATTGCCTGTGATTTTAAAGGTTTCCCGGGGGCGAAGAAGGAAAAGACTGTTGTAACGGAGAAGGATTTCAAGTTCAACCCGAAGAAGGCTTTTGTATTGGAACAAACGGTCACTTTGGATGCAGACAATTATCAAGGCTCCCTTTTACAATTGGGTGATCTTCAATATTATCTGAACGGACAAACCATGAAACCGGAAGTTAGATATAACGGAAAGGTATATCCTAGCACAAATATACTTGGAACATCTGATTGCTGGAAAACAACTTCGCGCAATACAGGCGGTGAGTGGTACACTCCACAAAAGTACGGGAGTTTCAAGTTGAAGCTGGAGTATAAGAAGGGAGTATTATGTGTGTATATTAACGGATTGCTGGATCAAAAAATAGAAATACAATGA
- a CDS encoding DUF2264 domain-containing protein, whose protein sequence is MRRKVLRDCVIGVLLLFVLPLAELSGAIAQESVFTVQQPDFQKSPYTGMTRQHWIQAGEYLLKGAFGYIHTLDDQMYFPKQLDKTYPNNDGQVPVAKLEGLARTLFIAAPLLKDNPELVMNGIRVADYYRHQLVGISNPKSPSFISHRKGGPSQTLLELGSLAISMKAAQAVLWDPLTKAQKDSLAATMLSYGEGPTIGSNWMFFNVFILSFLKDQGYAVNESYLESNLKKLLARYRGEGWYNDAPAYDYYSAWAYQTYGPIWAEMFGKKQFPQLAQQFLANQHDMVANYPYMFSRDGKMNMWGRSICYRFAATAPLSLWEYDKSGDVNYGWIRRIASSTLLQFLENPKFLEEGVPTMGFYGPFAPAVQIYSCRGSVYWCGKAFLSLLLPENSDFWSATENNGPWDKELKKGNVYNKFQPGTNLLITNYPNSGGAEMRSWCHETVAKDWQKFRSTENYNKLAYNTEFPWMADGKNGEISMNYGTKNQKGEWEVLRLYTFQSFKDGIYRRDAVLETDSTVRYQLADIPLPNGILRVDKVSVSEPTEICLGHYSLPRLNGVFKETSRRVGKLDIPVIDNGEYELAMIPLAGWDKLYTSYPKGLHPVSDECALIMASDKLAGSKIYVTLQLWKKNEGKNGFTKKELNPVRAIDISEDKKQVTVRLDTKEIKTVLFE, encoded by the coding sequence ATGAGAAGAAAAGTTTTAAGAGATTGTGTGATAGGAGTTCTTTTATTATTTGTTCTCCCGTTGGCAGAACTGTCGGGCGCTATTGCTCAGGAGAGTGTGTTTACTGTACAGCAGCCTGATTTTCAAAAGAGTCCTTATACGGGAATGACACGTCAACACTGGATACAGGCGGGAGAGTATCTGCTGAAAGGAGCATTCGGTTATATCCATACGTTGGATGATCAGATGTACTTTCCGAAGCAACTGGACAAAACATATCCCAATAATGACGGACAAGTTCCGGTTGCTAAGTTGGAGGGGCTGGCACGAACCTTATTTATTGCAGCACCCCTGTTGAAAGATAATCCGGAACTGGTAATGAATGGAATAAGAGTAGCAGATTACTATCGGCACCAATTAGTCGGTATCTCTAATCCGAAAAGTCCGAGTTTTATTTCTCATCGTAAAGGAGGACCTAGCCAGACGTTACTGGAGTTAGGTTCTTTGGCCATTTCAATGAAAGCGGCTCAGGCCGTTTTGTGGGACCCGCTGACAAAAGCGCAAAAGGATTCGCTTGCTGCAACCATGCTGAGCTACGGAGAAGGACCGACCATAGGCTCTAACTGGATGTTCTTTAATGTCTTTATTTTAAGTTTTCTGAAAGATCAGGGCTATGCAGTGAATGAGAGCTATCTGGAGTCGAATTTAAAGAAACTGCTGGCACGTTATCGGGGGGAAGGCTGGTATAATGATGCTCCGGCTTATGATTATTACAGTGCGTGGGCTTATCAGACATACGGCCCCATTTGGGCGGAAATGTTTGGAAAGAAGCAATTTCCCCAGTTGGCACAGCAGTTCCTGGCAAACCAGCATGATATGGTAGCTAACTATCCATACATGTTTAGCCGGGATGGTAAGATGAATATGTGGGGACGAAGCATCTGCTATCGTTTTGCAGCGACTGCCCCGTTGTCTCTGTGGGAATATGATAAAAGTGGCGATGTAAATTATGGCTGGATAAGGAGGATTGCTTCTTCTACCTTGCTGCAATTTCTGGAAAATCCGAAATTCCTGGAGGAAGGAGTTCCAACGATGGGATTTTATGGCCCGTTTGCTCCCGCTGTGCAGATTTATAGTTGTCGGGGTAGTGTATACTGGTGCGGAAAAGCTTTTTTGAGTTTGCTGTTGCCGGAAAATTCAGACTTCTGGTCTGCCACCGAAAATAATGGTCCTTGGGATAAAGAACTGAAAAAAGGGAATGTCTATAATAAGTTTCAGCCGGGAACCAACCTGTTGATTACGAATTACCCGAATAGCGGAGGCGCTGAGATGCGCTCATGGTGCCATGAAACTGTTGCAAAGGACTGGCAGAAGTTTCGTAGTACGGAGAATTATAACAAATTGGCTTACAATACGGAATTCCCGTGGATGGCGGATGGTAAGAACGGAGAAATATCCATGAATTACGGAACAAAGAATCAGAAAGGCGAGTGGGAAGTATTACGGCTTTATACGTTCCAAAGTTTTAAAGACGGTATCTATCGCCGTGATGCCGTACTTGAAACAGACAGTACAGTAAGATATCAACTGGCCGATATTCCGCTGCCGAATGGAATATTGAGAGTGGATAAAGTTTCGGTCTCCGAACCGACGGAAATCTGTTTGGGACATTATTCCCTGCCTCGTTTGAATGGTGTATTTAAAGAAACATCCCGGAGGGTCGGCAAGCTGGATATTCCGGTTATTGATAACGGAGAGTATGAACTGGCTATGATACCATTGGCTGGATGGGATAAACTATATACATCGTATCCGAAAGGGCTGCACCCTGTCAGCGATGAGTGTGCTTTGATTATGGCTTCTGATAAATTGGCTGGCAGCAAGATTTATGTGACGCTTCAACTTTGGAAGAAGAATGAAGGTAAGAACGGCTTTACAAAGAAAGAGTTGAATCCGGTCCGGGCGATAGATATTTCGGAAGATAAGAAACAAGTGACAGTGCGTCTGGATACGAAAGAGATAAAAACGGTTCTATTTGAGTAA
- a CDS encoding hybrid sensor histidine kinase/response regulator transcription factor — MKNARIVILYYKLSFLILFLLLKSALLLATEDVIYNLKFKQLSAPYSLPTNEVQKVYQDKDGFIWFATRNGLCQYNGYETTLYKSNLYSPDLLTTNSITCLVDDNNNHLWIGTSEGLNVMDKRTGEIKKYKAPYLSNNVVSALCVTRDNTVWVGTDNGLCRYVAEKDTFVVCGDDFGDSRLRYVTIKSLLEDSDGDLWIGTWAQGLFRYSPSTDKVEIYPKINDQYSSHVIYEDSNKDIWVGSWGYGLFKLQNPKDMQRVSYQRFLHENGDDSSLSDNIVYDIAEDINTHTLWVGTRSGLSILKLDEPDAFINYKSGKTDYRIPSDEVNSIMRDAQRNMWIGAIGGGVLMADTRQSTFALYTLNFGDEDIPVTSVRTLFADSDQNLWIGVGTYGLACREYETGKLKMYSHIPEFSGLKDLPSLFAVTQRKKSGEIWFGMYNGGIYVYRKGEKVKHLTTKNSGFLTSDCVSALYEDYEGNCWVGTRGGIGVRLADGTDYRFETMNFNDSLSAGWIYVRDIIKDMDSSVWLATSNLGVIHITGDVRQPSTLKYENYSFHNRKLITNAVLCIHLDRFGRLWAGTEGGGLYLYNRNKGEFEEKTRAYSIPGDVIVSIEEDKSGNLWLGTISGLVKLYVAAVGNDFSTRIYTSADGLQDNFIVNSSCSRNGELFFGGHKGYNSFFPDKMEIPSQETNFLITDIKIFNHSFSNLPVELQQKISPVMPTYTSKIELPHKYNNFSIEFAALTYKNPELNRYAYRLQNFDRDWQYTDADRRFAYYNNLPSGTYTFQLKATNENGEWSGYVRELTVVVLPPFWATWWAYLLYVIIVSVIGVSIYRTAKNRILLRNALRLREIEKAKAEELNHAKLQFFTNITHELLTPLTIISATVDELKTQAPSHNDLYTVMNSNIQRLIRLLQQILEFRKAETGNLKLRVSPGDIAAFVKNAAESFQPLVKKRKIHFSFLCDPESMIGYFDMDKLDKILYNLLSNAAKYNKEDGFIQVSLSYDETDKDFILLKIKDNGKGISKEKQKNLFKRFYEGDYRKFNTIGTGIGLSLTKDLVELHGGTISVESEVDHGTEFMVRIPIERSYYDEEQIDDEAISLMQNPVNYEDTQEDADVETQEVTIKANTILLVEDNGELLHLMTKLLSREYNVFTAQNGKEGIAVLEKEDVDLIVSDVMMPEMDGIEFCKYVKGHLEMSHIPMILLTAKNKEEDRAEAYEIGADAFISKPFNLTVLHARIRNLLKYKERMARDFKNQIVFEVKDLNYTSLDEDFIQRAIHCVNNHLEDPNFDQAQFADEMRTSKSTLYKKLKSLAGLNTSSFIRNVRLKAACRIMEEKGTNVRVSELAYAVGFNDPKYFSSCFKKEFDMLPSEYIERFIQNV, encoded by the coding sequence ATGAAAAACGCGCGAATCGTTATCCTTTATTATAAGCTGAGTTTTTTGATTCTGTTTTTGCTTTTGAAGTCTGCTTTACTATTGGCAACAGAGGATGTCATCTACAACCTCAAATTTAAGCAACTTTCTGCACCATATTCCTTGCCGACAAATGAAGTACAAAAAGTGTATCAAGATAAAGATGGATTTATCTGGTTCGCTACTCGTAATGGACTTTGCCAGTATAATGGCTATGAGACCACTCTTTACAAATCCAATCTTTACTCTCCGGATTTATTGACTACCAATAGCATCACTTGTTTGGTTGATGATAATAATAATCATCTTTGGATTGGTACATCGGAAGGACTGAACGTGATGGATAAAAGAACCGGAGAAATAAAAAAGTATAAGGCACCATATCTTTCTAACAATGTAGTGTCTGCTCTGTGTGTGACTCGCGATAATACTGTTTGGGTGGGGACGGATAACGGTTTATGTCGTTATGTTGCAGAGAAAGATACTTTTGTAGTTTGTGGAGATGACTTTGGAGATAGTAGACTGCGGTATGTTACCATAAAATCATTATTAGAAGATTCAGATGGCGATCTCTGGATTGGAACTTGGGCACAAGGCTTATTTCGTTATTCTCCATCCACAGATAAAGTGGAAATATATCCGAAAATCAATGACCAATATTCTTCTCATGTAATTTATGAAGATAGTAATAAAGATATTTGGGTAGGGAGTTGGGGATATGGTCTTTTTAAATTGCAGAATCCTAAAGATATGCAACGTGTGTCTTATCAGCGTTTTCTGCATGAGAACGGTGATGATTCCAGTTTGTCTGATAATATAGTATATGATATAGCAGAAGATATCAATACTCATACCCTGTGGGTTGGTACACGTAGTGGGTTGAGTATCTTAAAACTTGATGAACCGGACGCATTTATTAATTATAAATCGGGAAAAACAGATTATCGTATTCCTTCTGACGAGGTTAACTCGATTATGCGTGATGCTCAGAGGAATATGTGGATAGGGGCTATTGGGGGAGGAGTTCTGATGGCTGATACACGTCAATCTACATTTGCTTTATATACACTTAACTTTGGAGATGAAGATATTCCGGTAACTTCCGTTCGTACCTTATTTGCTGATTCAGATCAAAACCTATGGATTGGAGTAGGAACTTATGGACTGGCCTGTAGAGAGTATGAAACAGGAAAGCTAAAGATGTATTCGCACATACCGGAATTTTCGGGGTTAAAAGATTTGCCATCCCTTTTCGCAGTTACCCAGCGTAAGAAGAGTGGTGAAATCTGGTTTGGTATGTATAATGGAGGAATCTACGTATATCGGAAAGGTGAAAAGGTAAAACACTTGACTACAAAGAATAGCGGTTTCCTTACTTCTGATTGTGTGTCGGCTTTATATGAAGATTATGAAGGGAATTGCTGGGTTGGCACGCGAGGAGGAATAGGGGTCAGATTGGCTGACGGTACAGACTATCGCTTTGAAACGATGAACTTTAATGATAGTTTGTCGGCAGGCTGGATATATGTAAGAGATATCATAAAGGATATGGATAGCAGTGTCTGGCTGGCAACTTCTAATTTGGGTGTGATTCATATAACGGGGGATGTCCGTCAACCTTCCACATTGAAATATGAGAATTATAGTTTTCATAATCGTAAGCTAATCACAAATGCAGTTCTCTGTATACATCTTGATCGTTTTGGTCGATTGTGGGCAGGGACTGAGGGAGGAGGATTATACCTTTATAATCGTAACAAAGGAGAATTTGAGGAAAAAACGCGTGCATATAGTATTCCGGGAGACGTTATCGTTAGCATAGAAGAAGATAAAAGTGGTAATTTATGGCTGGGAACGATTTCCGGACTAGTGAAACTTTATGTAGCTGCTGTTGGAAATGATTTCTCGACCCGTATCTATACTTCTGCTGATGGGTTGCAGGATAATTTTATAGTCAATTCATCGTGTAGTCGAAATGGAGAATTGTTTTTTGGAGGACATAAGGGTTACAACAGTTTTTTTCCTGATAAAATGGAAATACCCTCTCAGGAAACCAATTTCCTGATAACAGATATTAAAATATTCAATCATTCTTTCAGTAACTTGCCGGTTGAACTGCAGCAGAAGATTTCGCCGGTAATGCCTACCTATACCAGTAAGATTGAACTTCCTCATAAATACAATAATTTTAGTATTGAATTTGCCGCCCTTACCTATAAGAATCCCGAACTAAACAGATATGCTTACCGGCTACAGAACTTTGACAGGGATTGGCAGTATACGGATGCAGACCGCCGCTTTGCTTATTATAACAATCTGCCGAGCGGGACATATACTTTTCAGTTGAAAGCAACCAATGAGAACGGAGAATGGAGTGGCTATGTACGTGAATTGACAGTGGTAGTCCTTCCTCCGTTCTGGGCTACCTGGTGGGCATATCTGCTCTATGTGATAATAGTATCAGTTATAGGAGTTTCGATTTACCGTACAGCAAAGAATCGTATATTGCTTCGGAATGCCTTGCGTCTGCGTGAAATAGAAAAAGCAAAAGCGGAAGAACTGAATCATGCGAAATTGCAGTTCTTTACTAATATCACACATGAACTATTAACTCCGTTGACCATTATTTCGGCTACAGTTGATGAGCTGAAGACACAGGCGCCCAGCCATAATGATTTGTATACTGTAATGAATAGCAATATACAGCGATTAATACGTTTACTGCAACAGATTCTTGAATTTCGAAAAGCGGAAACAGGTAATCTGAAGTTACGGGTTTCGCCGGGAGATATTGCTGCCTTTGTGAAGAATGCGGCTGAGAGTTTCCAGCCTTTAGTAAAGAAACGTAAGATACACTTTTCATTTCTTTGTGATCCTGAATCAATGATAGGCTACTTTGACATGGATAAGTTGGATAAGATTCTGTATAATTTGTTATCTAATGCAGCTAAATACAATAAAGAGGATGGATTTATTCAAGTCTCCTTATCTTATGATGAGACAGATAAGGATTTTATCCTGTTGAAGATTAAAGATAACGGGAAAGGCATTTCAAAAGAGAAACAGAAAAATCTTTTTAAACGATTTTATGAAGGTGACTATCGTAAGTTCAATACTATTGGCACAGGAATTGGACTTTCGCTGACTAAAGATTTGGTAGAGTTACATGGAGGAACCATCTCGGTCGAAAGCGAAGTGGATCATGGTACCGAATTTATGGTACGGATTCCTATTGAGCGTTCTTATTATGATGAAGAGCAAATTGATGATGAGGCTATCTCTTTAATGCAAAATCCTGTAAATTACGAGGATACACAGGAGGATGCCGATGTAGAAACTCAGGAAGTGACTATAAAGGCTAACACTATATTATTAGTGGAAGATAATGGGGAATTACTACACCTGATGACAAAGTTATTGAGTCGTGAATACAATGTCTTTACGGCCCAGAATGGGAAAGAAGGCATTGCAGTATTAGAAAAAGAGGATGTTGATTTGATTGTGTCTGACGTAATGATGCCTGAGATGGATGGTATTGAGTTCTGCAAGTATGTGAAAGGGCATCTGGAGATGAGTCATATACCGATGATTCTGCTGACTGCCAAAAATAAGGAAGAGGACAGAGCAGAAGCTTATGAAATTGGTGCAGATGCGTTCATTAGCAAGCCCTTTAATCTGACAGTTCTTCATGCACGTATTCGTAATCTGCTGAAATATAAGGAACGAATGGCGCGTGACTTTAAAAATCAAATAGTTTTTGAGGTGAAAGACCTGAATTACACAAGTTTGGATGAAGACTTTATTCAACGTGCTATCCATTGTGTAAATAATCACTTGGAAGACCCTAATTTTGACCAGGCGCAATTTGCAGATGAAATGCGTACAAGTAAATCTACGTTATATAAGAAATTGAAATCTTTGGCAGGTTTGAATACTTCTTCTTTTATTCGAAATGTCCGTTTGAAAGCAGCTTGTAGGATAATGGAGGAAAAAGGCACTAATGTTCGTGTTTCTGAACTTGCTTATGCAGTTGGTTTCAATGATCCTAAATACTTTAGTTCTTGTTTCAAAAAAGAATTTGATATGTTACCGTCTGAATATATTGAGCGGTTTATTCAAAATGTATAG
- a CDS encoding IPT/TIG domain-containing protein — protein sequence MRNCIFYSLVLALLFLIGSCKDSDDNKTTGATYDPNQPVTVESFMPVEGKLREKVIVKGSNFGTDKSKVKVYFVDEAAERLSTVIGIDNNTLYCLAPRQLPGGNRIKVIVDGKEVTTDGTFKYEQAQNVSTISGSASKDGNDDGDLASAKFKYMWGIAAVGNNTVLAYQRDDPRVRLISVDDNKVTTVHPGFKGGKPAVTKDKQRVYSIGWEGTHTVYVYMKASGWAPTRIGQLGSTFSGKIGAVALDETEEWLYFVDSNKNFGRFNVKTQEVTLIKQLELSGSLGTNPGPYLIYYFVDSNFYMSDQNLSSVYKITPDGECEWFCGSATQKTVQDGLREEALFAQPNGMTVDEDGNFYIVDGFKGYCLRKLDILDGYVSTVAGQVDVASQIDGTPLEATFNYPYDICYDGEGGYWIAEAWGKAIRKYAVE from the coding sequence ATGAGAAATTGCATTTTCTATTCTTTAGTGCTAGCACTTCTCTTTTTAATAGGAAGCTGTAAAGATAGCGATGACAACAAAACCACTGGGGCGACTTATGATCCGAATCAGCCCGTTACAGTGGAGAGCTTTATGCCGGTAGAGGGCAAGCTACGGGAAAAGGTTATCGTTAAAGGTTCTAACTTTGGTACAGACAAATCAAAGGTGAAAGTTTATTTTGTGGACGAGGCAGCAGAACGCTTATCTACAGTAATAGGTATCGATAATAATACCCTTTATTGTCTTGCACCCAGACAATTGCCGGGTGGAAACCGTATCAAGGTAATTGTTGATGGGAAGGAAGTGACTACAGATGGCACATTTAAGTATGAACAGGCCCAGAATGTTTCTACCATCTCTGGTTCGGCTTCAAAAGATGGGAATGATGATGGTGACCTTGCATCTGCAAAGTTCAAGTACATGTGGGGAATTGCAGCCGTAGGAAATAATACGGTACTTGCTTATCAAAGAGATGATCCTCGTGTCCGTTTGATTTCGGTGGATGATAACAAGGTGACTACCGTTCATCCGGGTTTTAAAGGTGGAAAGCCTGCTGTTACCAAAGACAAACAAAGAGTGTATAGTATTGGTTGGGAAGGGACTCATACAGTATATGTCTATATGAAAGCAAGTGGTTGGGCACCTACACGTATCGGACAGCTTGGTTCTACTTTTAGTGGTAAAATTGGTGCTGTTGCATTGGATGAGACAGAAGAATGGCTCTATTTTGTTGATTCTAACAAGAATTTCGGTCGCTTCAATGTGAAGACACAAGAGGTAACATTAATAAAGCAACTGGAACTCTCAGGATCTCTTGGCACAAATCCTGGCCCTTATCTTATTTATTATTTTGTAGATAGCAATTTCTACATGTCTGACCAGAATCTGTCTTCAGTTTACAAGATTACTCCTGATGGAGAATGTGAATGGTTCTGTGGGTCGGCTACCCAAAAGACAGTGCAAGATGGTCTTCGGGAAGAAGCTTTGTTTGCCCAACCCAACGGAATGACAGTGGACGAAGATGGAAACTTTTATATTGTTGATGGATTTAAGGGGTACTGCTTGCGCAAGTTGGATATTCTTGATGGCTATGTATCTACTGTAGCTGGTCAGGTAGATGTAGCAAGTCAGATAGATGGCACACCGCTGGAAGCTACCTTTAACTATCCTTATGATATTTGTTACGATGGTGAAGGTGGCTATTGGATAGCTGAAGCCTGGGGAAAAGCTATTAGGAAGTATGCAGTAGAATAA